Genomic window (Aricia agestis chromosome 7, ilAriAges1.1, whole genome shotgun sequence):
TAAAAAAAACCCACatttgacaaaatatgacacttgacagctatatttttttttgacattttgagGTTATTCGTGTAATGTGATAAATAGATGTTTACTGTTTACTGTTTCTCTGAAATTTGTACAGGAAAgtggaaattatttaaattttttattatatagacATGTTTAAAATACCAGATTGGGGTGAAGATGTACCCAAAAGTAATATTGACGTAGATAAATTATTTCcagtaagtaaaatattattacaagaaTCAGCACTTGAGCAACAGTGGTATAACTATTggttatttcttattttactttttataaataGTGTATATGTactattttattcatattacgataatatatttcaattaaTTGTTTTTTGCAGAGTAAACACAAGTCCAAATTAAAACAAAGTAAAGGTGCTCAAAACACAGGTCATTTAAAGAATAACACCAAAAATAGAGGCAAATCAATACCAAATGGTACTGGTCGAATaaccaaaataaaaaatgtgaaacAACCTAAGTATACAGCTAAAAAGTTTCAGAATATTTCACCAAAAGTTAAGAGTGCTATCAAGAAAACAGAAAATAAACCAACCCCTAGCTGTAACATCATAGATATTCAAAATTGTGATACAGACAAGTTGGATGAAGTTATCCTAGATGCTAAAAAGAAAAATCTAATAGATTCCTATAAAAAAGATGACAATGAAGAGGAACTATTTAcagaaaaagttgaaaaaagttttgaaagagttaaaaagagtaaaataatCAATGATAATCAACTTAGCCGTGGTAAACAACAAACGAAACTGAagagaaatgaaagaaaattaaaaaaacaagtaACACAAAGTAAAGTACCTTCTGAGAACAACATAGAGATAATAAAAGTACAGAATACATTTAATAACTCagctgaaaatattaaatataaaaatgttaggAAGAAAAACAAAAATGGAGGTGTATCTACTGAAATTCCTCTAtctaaaaataccaaaaataaaGATAATGAAGATGAAAGATTACAAGGTAATAACAATATTGTTAAAATAACTAATGTTAGCAATGCTTCAACTGACAATacaaaaggtataaaaaatgaTCGAAAAAAGggattgttaaaaaatatgttgcAAAGTCATAGGACTCCAATAAATGTAAGCGGGAACAAATTACGAGAGAGAATGTTAGAGAAATTAAATggtaagtaacaaacatacttacaCTGTATTATTGTTACAAATTAAACTTAACACTACAcattttttaacccatcaatcatGGAAAAACAAGAcaaaatagaatttctattgtgtctcaatCACCGGTGactgtatggggcttgatgaattaactAACCAATATAGATGTAATATAAAACAAGCATGAAGCAATCACTGACATTGTAATTTGAGAGTTATGATAATATgagtgaaataaaaaatgaaatcaaTATCAGGCTTAGATAACgtcttaatatttaaattacaatattttcgttttataaataatattggataatattgaatatttttagctGCAAAATTCAGATTTCTAAATGAAAAGTTGTATACATCGAGTGGTTCTGAGGCACAGAAACTGTTTCAAGAAGACCCCACAGCATTCCAGACTTACCATCAGGGTTACCAGCAACAGGTGAAGAAGTGGCCGGTCAACCCCTTAGATGTTGTAGTGAAGagaataaaaaatttgtaaGTCCTAAATATAATCTTGTAAAATCATTCAAATTGTCAAAGCAAAAATCGATAGTAAATGACCTCCATTTACCTAAATTGTGTGTATGAAAGTGAAGTTTGAAATATAGAAGCATGGGTGGAAGAACTTAAAGGCTATATTTATGACAATGCACAGCTCAGGCTTCAGTCTCAAAATCAGCGGGCAGCATGGCGGGACaacataatatagatttatatgatttcgagactgaagcttaagacttacattaaaatattatgttttatacacTCTATTTACATAGTTATTAAACTACTTTACATTTTCTTTCAGACCAAAAACCCACTTGATAGCCGACCTGGGGTGTGGAGAAGCAGCGCTATCTAAAAGAGTCACCCAAAACGTGCGGTCATTTGACCTGGTAGCCACAGCACCCGGGGTGGAAGTCTGTGACATGGCTCACACGCCTCTGCTCAGTGCATCCATGGATGTAGCAGTGTACTGTCTTGCCCTAATGGGAACTGATCTTACTCAGTACCTTGTGGAAGCTAACAGGATTCTAAAAATGGGGTAagaattaattattgaagtccttaatatttacaatataattgtagatatacaatttttttgtaattcaACAACATAAAatgaaacacaaaaaaaaaattactatctAACACATGCAGCATCATACAAGATGCAAGTGCATAgctttttgtataatttttgaGTTTCTCACTGTAAGCAAGGAAATTAAGAAAGTTTGATATAGCTTAGAAAATtatctaaattaatttaatgactTCTGTTACTCATCTCTACCACTAAATACTTCAACTTGAACTTGCAAGGATTAAAAACCTATTTTTCTTTTAGTGGTCACCTGTTAATAGCGGAAGTGGAGAGTAGATTTGATGATGTAGACTCATTCACAAAGGAAGTACAAAAGTTAGGTTTCACCCTCAGGAAGTTGGATAAGACACACAAGGTGTTCTATTTTATGGAATTTACAAAAACGAGAGAGCCACCagtgaaaaaatcaaaactaccaTCACTGTACTTGAAACCTTGTATATACAAGAGACGATAAATAAACCTATAGCATaaaatggtgttttttttaaataattatataatttttcacGTTTCGTCTGTcaagctaacattgaattgccGACGACgcaggtccatcaactgcctaggaaacaatttcctcgatggtacaattttacaaaataaaatttatttctttctttcttcaatatttttattattattcacatattgcgtaatattattgaccgtctagggttgatatcgaacatcgcgcgccttcaatctaattttaaaataaactgttcaataaaattgaagtgtgatattgcacaattcAATTATTGAttgtctaggggccggcttaaaATGGTTTACTAATTACACACAGGTCtactaataaaaagtaattcccaTATGGTActgatttaattataaaaatattatcaacaaaaataatttcttaggtAATAATTATCTACGATTCACAATTTTTGTGGACCTTGAGTCACGTCATTTTCAATTCGTCCATAACCTCTTCTGCCTCCGCACGAAGATtttcaactttttctatgagcaTTATCTGAAAAcaaattaaagttattttttggaatgaaataaaatgacccTATTTATTTGCTTTCTTAAAACAATGACgataagggccaacccacacgtaccacaaccacaccacgtcgcaacgacaaaatgcagtcaagcagtggttacgtgtgaatgatgtcgctgcagctttttgtagttgcgttgtggtaccgataAAATGTCGACGTgcttgcgttgtcgccagtagttgcgatgtggctacgtacgaaagtcaatgaaacggagggggggaagagcgcgggcggtgtgcgcgcactgtcttTGCATCAATGCaacgttgcgatgtggtcggtatcacgcaagtggtcgacaacgactgcaaaatgtggtacgtgtgaataatCCAGTtaatttacaatacgaaatatacgcccgaccacgtggagTGGTTGTGGTatgtgtgggttggccctaacccttgcatattataaatacacaaTATTTCAGTTATTTAACGTACCTATCCAGTACGTAAAATTACTCTGCGTACTCTGTACTCTACTTTGCTTTGCTAATTTTGCGTACTCAGTACGCAACTTTAAATACTCGGTACGAATATTTGCGTATTCGGTACGTAATTTTGCGTAGTACGTAGTGTAGATACAGTATAACCTACACTTACCCGCGCGGC
Coding sequences:
- the LOC121728911 gene encoding ribosomal RNA-processing protein 8; the encoded protein is MFKIPDWGEDVPKSNIDVDKLFPSKHKSKLKQSKGAQNTGHLKNNTKNRGKSIPNGTGRITKIKNVKQPKYTAKKFQNISPKVKSAIKKTENKPTPSCNIIDIQNCDTDKLDEVILDAKKKNLIDSYKKDDNEEELFTEKVEKSFERVKKSKIINDNQLSRGKQQTKLKRNERKLKKQVTQSKVPSENNIEIIKVQNTFNNSAENIKYKNVRKKNKNGGVSTEIPLSKNTKNKDNEDERLQGNNNIVKITNVSNASTDNTKGIKNDRKKGLLKNMLQSHRTPINVSGNKLRERMLEKLNAAKFRFLNEKLYTSSGSEAQKLFQEDPTAFQTYHQGYQQQVKKWPVNPLDVVVKRIKNLPKTHLIADLGCGEAALSKRVTQNVRSFDLVATAPGVEVCDMAHTPLLSASMDVAVYCLALMGTDLTQYLVEANRILKMGGHLLIAEVESRFDDVDSFTKEVQKLGFTLRKLDKTHKVFYFMEFTKTREPPVKKSKLPSLYLKPCIYKRR